The Pseudomonas azotoformans genome has a segment encoding these proteins:
- a CDS encoding DUF465 domain-containing protein yields MPVKHDLYLDLGKSKEEVHERRASDKRLDSLLTQYDDADKEVLKAESASASDEDVEKLKKKRLLIKDDIVAKLG; encoded by the coding sequence ATGCCAGTGAAACACGACCTGTATCTGGATTTGGGGAAGAGCAAGGAAGAGGTTCACGAACGCAGGGCGAGCGACAAACGCCTGGACTCGCTGCTCACTCAATACGATGACGCTGACAAGGAGGTGCTGAAGGCAGAATCGGCAAGCGCCAGCGATGAGGATGTGGAGAAGCTGAAGAAGAAACGGCTGTTGATCAAAGACGACATTGTGGCGAAGTTGGGTTAG
- the tkt gene encoding transketolase, whose product MTHAATAVDTQCINTIRTLAMDAVQKANSGHPGTPMGLAPVGYTLWSRFLRYHPEHPDWPNRDRFVLSVGHASMLLYSLLHLAGVVEIDAHGKRTGQPAISLDDIKQFRQADSKTPGHPEYRMTTGVETTTGPLGQGCANSVGMAMAERWLGERFNREGQVLFDYNVYTLCGDGDMMEGISSEAASMAGHLKLANLCWIYDNNTISIEGHTELAFSEDVIQRFQAYGWHTLHVTDANDLQALSAALETFKSNTGAPTLIVVDSVIGYGSPHKHNTAAAHGEPLGDEEIRLTKAAYGWPQDSSFLVPDDARSVLRDALLERAEPLYQQWNQTLSDLDPQLADELRRMRAGEMPEQWQAQLPSFETDAKGVASRASGGEVLNAFAQQIPWLLGGSADLSPSTKTNLTFDGAGRFSADDYSGRNLHFGIREHAMGAIANGMALSYLRPYTSTFLVFSDYMKPPIRLAAIMELPVVFVFTHDSIGVGEDGPTHQPIEHLTQLRATPGLLTLRPGDANETLELWKVALAQTHRPSCVVLSRQPLPTLNRTKYAAASGAAKGAYVLASADEPKVILLATGSEVSLAVAAYEQLKSEGIAARVVSMPSWELFEDQDQAYRDSVLPPAVKARVVVEQAGPLGWDRYVGQTGAKVVMNSFGASAPLAKLQEKFGFTVENVVEQALSQVQLIQG is encoded by the coding sequence ATGACTCATGCCGCCACCGCTGTCGACACCCAATGCATCAACACGATCCGCACCCTGGCCATGGACGCCGTGCAGAAGGCCAATTCTGGCCATCCGGGCACGCCCATGGGCCTGGCGCCGGTGGGTTATACGCTGTGGAGTCGGTTCCTGCGTTATCACCCGGAGCACCCTGACTGGCCTAATCGTGACCGCTTTGTGTTGTCGGTGGGGCATGCGTCGATGTTGCTGTACTCGCTGTTGCACCTGGCCGGTGTGGTGGAGATCGATGCCCATGGCAAGCGTACTGGCCAGCCGGCGATCAGCCTGGACGATATCAAGCAGTTCCGGCAGGCCGATTCAAAAACGCCGGGCCATCCCGAGTACCGCATGACCACTGGCGTGGAAACCACCACCGGGCCACTCGGCCAGGGCTGCGCCAACAGCGTCGGCATGGCGATGGCCGAGCGATGGTTGGGTGAGCGTTTCAACCGTGAGGGCCAGGTGTTGTTCGATTACAACGTCTACACCCTGTGCGGTGACGGCGACATGATGGAAGGCATCAGCAGCGAAGCCGCGTCGATGGCCGGGCATTTGAAGCTTGCGAACCTGTGCTGGATCTACGACAACAACACCATCAGTATCGAAGGGCACACCGAGTTGGCGTTCAGCGAAGACGTGATCCAGCGCTTCCAGGCCTATGGCTGGCACACGCTGCACGTGACCGACGCCAATGACTTGCAGGCCTTGAGCGCGGCGCTGGAGACCTTCAAAAGCAATACCGGCGCACCGACCCTGATCGTGGTCGACAGCGTGATCGGCTACGGCTCGCCCCACAAGCACAACACCGCCGCCGCCCATGGCGAACCGTTGGGCGATGAAGAAATCCGCCTGACCAAGGCCGCTTACGGCTGGCCGCAGGATTCAAGCTTCCTGGTGCCCGATGACGCGCGTTCTGTTTTGCGTGACGCTCTGCTGGAACGCGCCGAACCGCTGTATCAACAGTGGAACCAGACGCTGTCCGACCTCGACCCGCAATTGGCCGATGAGCTGCGCCGCATGCGCGCGGGCGAAATGCCGGAACAGTGGCAGGCGCAACTTCCCAGCTTTGAGACCGATGCCAAGGGCGTAGCCAGCCGTGCATCAGGTGGCGAGGTGCTCAACGCCTTCGCCCAGCAAATCCCCTGGCTGCTTGGCGGCTCGGCAGACTTGTCGCCGTCGACCAAAACCAACCTCACCTTCGATGGCGCCGGGCGTTTCAGTGCCGATGACTACAGCGGGCGCAACCTGCATTTCGGCATTCGCGAACATGCCATGGGCGCGATTGCCAATGGCATGGCGCTGTCCTACCTGCGGCCCTACACCTCGACCTTTCTGGTGTTCAGCGACTATATGAAACCACCGATCCGCCTGGCGGCGATCATGGAATTGCCGGTGGTGTTTGTGTTTACCCATGACTCGATTGGCGTGGGTGAAGACGGGCCGACGCACCAGCCGATCGAACACCTCACGCAACTGCGCGCCACACCGGGGTTGCTGACGCTGCGGCCCGGCGATGCCAATGAAACCCTGGAACTGTGGAAGGTCGCCTTGGCGCAAACCCATCGACCAAGCTGTGTGGTGTTGTCGCGTCAGCCGTTGCCGACATTGAATCGTACGAAATATGCGGCGGCGTCCGGGGCCGCCAAAGGGGCTTATGTGTTGGCGAGTGCGGACGAGCCCAAGGTGATTCTGTTGGCGACCGGCAGCGAGGTCAGCCTGGCGGTGGCGGCGTATGAACAGTTGAAAAGCGAAGGGATCGCTGCTCGGGTGGTCTCGATGCCGAGTTGGGAGTTGTTTGAAGACCAGGACCAGGCGTATCGCGACAGCGTGTTGCCGCCAGCGGTGAAGGCGCGGGTCGTGGTGGAACAGGCTGGGCCATTGGGTTGGGACCGGTATGTCGGGCAGACCGGGGCCAAGGTGGTGATGAACAGCTTTGGCGCGTCGGCGCCGTTGGCCAAGTTGCAGGAGAAGTTTGGGTTTACTGTGGAGAATGTGGTGGAGCAGGCTTTATCGCAGGTTCAACTGATTCAGGGTTGA
- the uvrA gene encoding excinuclease ABC subunit UvrA, whose protein sequence is MTSQRNIPAITAQPSGFVRVRGAREHNLRNVDVDIPRDALVVFTGVSGSGKSSLAFSTVYAEAQRRYFESVAPYARRLIDQVGVPDVDSIEGLPPAVALQQQRGTPSARSSVGSVTTLSSLIRMLYSRAGSYPPGQPMLYAEDFSPNLPQGACPQCHGLGRVYEVTEALMVPDPSLTLRQRAVASWPLAWQGQNQRDILVTLGYDVDIPWRDLPKKQRDWILFTEDTPTAPVYAGFTPEQTRDALKRKLEPSYQGTFMGARRYILHTFAHTQSALMKKRVSQFMQGSACPLCEGKRLTKAALSVKFAGVDIGELSQLSLAQLAELLRPVAAGQDKMKLSVEKRLAAQRIAQDLLERVSTLTELGLGYLSLERSTPTLSSGELQRLRLATQLGSQLFGVIYVLDEPSAGLHPADGEALFTALERLKAAGNSLFVVEHDLETMRRADWLIDVGPAAGEHGGQVLYSGPPAGLAQVQASQTREYLFADKRVSEQARREPTGWLKLQGVTRNNLKDLNVDFPLGCFTAVTGISGSGKSSLVSQALLELVGAGLGRVVENDEEPSLEDDAPQTSGGHISAGLEHIRRLVQVDQKPIGRTPRSNLATYTGLFDNVRKLFAATPAAKKRHYDAGQFSFNVAKGRCPNCEGEGFVSVELLFMPSVYAPCPTCHGARYNPETLAVKWQGLTIAQVLGLTVEQAVDVFAEQPSVLRSLQVLRDIGLGYLRLGQPATELSGGEAQRIKLATELQRNARGATLYVLDEPTTGLHPRDVDRLLSQLNHLVDAGHTVVVVEHEMRVVAQSDWVIDIGPGAGDLGGKVVVSGTPQKVAKSKVSRTAPFLARELV, encoded by the coding sequence ATGACTTCACAGCGCAACATCCCTGCGATCACTGCCCAGCCAAGCGGTTTCGTCCGCGTGCGCGGCGCCCGCGAGCACAACCTGCGTAACGTCGATGTGGATATTCCCCGGGATGCCCTGGTGGTGTTTACCGGCGTGTCGGGTTCCGGCAAATCGTCCCTGGCGTTTTCCACGGTGTATGCCGAGGCGCAACGGCGTTATTTCGAGTCGGTGGCGCCTTATGCGCGGCGGCTGATCGACCAGGTCGGCGTGCCGGACGTGGACAGCATCGAAGGCCTGCCGCCCGCCGTGGCCCTGCAACAGCAGCGCGGCACGCCGAGTGCACGCTCGTCGGTGGGCAGCGTGACGACGCTGTCGAGCCTGATCCGCATGCTGTACTCCCGCGCCGGCAGCTATCCGCCGGGGCAACCGATGCTGTACGCCGAAGACTTCTCGCCCAACCTGCCCCAGGGCGCGTGCCCGCAATGCCATGGCCTGGGCCGCGTGTACGAGGTGACCGAAGCGCTGATGGTGCCGGACCCTTCGCTGACCCTCCGCCAGCGTGCGGTGGCGTCGTGGCCATTGGCGTGGCAAGGCCAGAACCAGCGCGACATCCTGGTGACGTTGGGCTACGACGTGGATATCCCCTGGCGTGATCTACCGAAAAAGCAGCGCGACTGGATCCTGTTCACCGAGGACACCCCCACCGCACCGGTCTACGCCGGCTTCACGCCGGAACAGACCCGCGACGCGCTCAAGCGCAAACTGGAGCCGAGCTACCAAGGCACCTTCATGGGCGCCCGGCGCTACATCCTGCACACCTTCGCCCACACCCAGAGCGCGCTGATGAAGAAGCGCGTGTCGCAGTTCATGCAGGGCAGCGCCTGCCCGCTGTGCGAGGGCAAACGCCTGACCAAGGCGGCACTGTCGGTGAAGTTTGCCGGGGTGGACATCGGTGAGTTGTCGCAGTTGTCGTTGGCGCAATTGGCCGAGTTGCTGCGGCCAGTGGCGGCGGGGCAAGACAAGATGAAACTGTCGGTGGAAAAACGCCTGGCTGCCCAGCGGATTGCCCAGGATTTGCTGGAGCGGGTCAGCACGTTGACCGAGTTGGGCCTGGGTTATTTGTCTTTGGAACGCAGCACACCAACCCTGTCATCAGGGGAGTTGCAACGGTTGCGTTTGGCGACCCAGTTGGGTTCGCAGTTGTTCGGCGTGATCTATGTGCTGGATGAACCCTCGGCGGGCCTGCATCCGGCGGATGGCGAGGCGTTATTCACCGCCCTGGAACGTTTGAAAGCCGCGGGCAATTCGTTGTTTGTGGTGGAACACGACCTGGAAACCATGCGCCGCGCCGATTGGCTGATCGATGTCGGCCCGGCCGCCGGCGAGCATGGCGGGCAGGTGTTGTACAGCGGCCCGCCGGCAGGATTGGCGCAGGTGCAGGCGTCGCAGACCCGTGAGTATTTGTTTGCTGACAAGCGTGTATCGGAGCAAGCGCGCCGCGAGCCGACCGGCTGGCTGAAACTGCAAGGGGTGACGCGCAATAATCTCAAGGACCTGAACGTCGATTTCCCGTTGGGCTGCTTCACGGCGGTCACCGGGATTTCCGGGTCGGGCAAGTCCAGCCTGGTCAGCCAGGCGCTGCTGGAGCTGGTGGGCGCCGGTCTTGGTCGCGTGGTGGAAAACGACGAAGAACCGAGCCTGGAAGACGACGCGCCGCAAACCAGCGGCGGGCACATCAGCGCCGGGCTGGAGCATATCCGCCGCCTGGTGCAGGTGGACCAGAAGCCCATCGGCCGCACCCCGCGCTCCAACCTGGCGACCTATACCGGCCTGTTCGACAACGTGCGCAAGCTGTTCGCGGCCACTCCGGCGGCGAAGAAGCGTCACTACGATGCCGGGCAATTCTCGTTCAACGTCGCCAAGGGCCGTTGCCCGAACTGCGAAGGGGAAGGTTTTGTCAGTGTCGAGTTGCTGTTCATGCCCAGCGTGTACGCACCGTGCCCGACCTGTCATGGAGCGCGCTACAACCCCGAGACCCTGGCGGTGAAATGGCAAGGCTTGACCATCGCCCAAGTATTGGGGCTGACGGTGGAGCAAGCGGTGGACGTGTTTGCCGAGCAACCGAGTGTGCTGCGCTCGTTGCAGGTGCTGCGGGACATCGGCCTGGGTTATCTGCGCCTGGGCCAACCGGCCACTGAGTTGTCGGGCGGTGAAGCGCAGCGCATCAAGCTGGCGACCGAGCTGCAACGCAATGCGCGGGGCGCGACCCTGTATGTGCTGGATGAGCCGACTACCGGGCTGCATCCACGGGATGTGGACCGCTTGCTCAGCCAGTTGAATCATCTGGTGGACGCGGGGCATACGGTGGTTGTGGTGGAGCATGAGATGCGCGTGGTGGCGCAGAGTGATTGGGTGATTGATATCGGGCCGGGGGCGGGGGATTTGGGGGGGAAGGTGGTTGTCAGTGGTACGCCGCAGAAAGTTGCGAAAAGCAAGGTGAGCCGGACTGCGCCGTTTCTGGCTCGAGAGCTGGTCTAA
- a CDS encoding EamA family transporter codes for MNPRKIDQQHLAAGLSGLANLLLGASSLYWKALSDFSYITLLIYRVTLSSATLALLLLAFRRLGNFKNITTGLILTHCAAATMIAFNWGAFIWSSLNGHLLESGLGYLLAPFISIGMGCLIYHEPITPRKMLSTIVALSSVVSLVLLSENLNHWTYLLIATTWGSYTYLKKTTSLDAVSGLFLETLFLSAFLTLAIWAFNLTIIQPNESPYQNLLILLAGVVSVTPLLMFSFATNKIPLSATGFLQFILPLTLFSIGIIFYEQTIPKLSLALLMATASILAILLAYDLSTATSLNAKKIRDEKHL; via the coding sequence ATGAACCCAAGGAAGATAGACCAACAACACCTGGCAGCAGGTCTATCCGGACTTGCAAACTTGCTCCTCGGTGCATCTTCTCTTTACTGGAAAGCACTTAGCGATTTTTCATACATAACATTACTTATATACAGAGTCACGTTATCCAGCGCCACTCTCGCTTTGCTCCTCCTTGCATTCAGGCGACTTGGCAACTTCAAAAACATTACAACAGGATTAATCCTCACGCACTGCGCAGCCGCAACAATGATTGCTTTCAACTGGGGAGCCTTCATTTGGTCATCCCTCAATGGACATCTATTAGAAAGTGGTCTCGGGTACCTTCTAGCTCCTTTCATCTCCATTGGGATGGGCTGCTTGATTTACCATGAACCCATCACACCGCGAAAAATGCTGTCCACCATCGTTGCGCTAAGCTCGGTCGTATCTCTCGTTCTCCTCAGTGAAAACCTAAATCACTGGACCTACCTGCTGATCGCCACGACATGGGGCTCATATACATATCTAAAAAAAACCACCTCATTAGACGCAGTAAGTGGGTTATTTCTAGAAACGCTTTTTTTGTCCGCGTTTCTGACTCTCGCTATTTGGGCATTCAACCTCACCATCATTCAACCCAATGAATCCCCTTACCAAAACTTATTAATCTTGCTCGCTGGCGTGGTATCCGTAACGCCATTGCTGATGTTTTCTTTCGCCACCAACAAAATACCACTATCAGCAACTGGGTTTTTACAGTTTATATTACCGCTCACACTGTTCAGTATCGGCATTATTTTCTACGAGCAGACAATACCCAAGTTATCCCTGGCACTACTCATGGCAACAGCCAGCATACTAGCAATACTCCTTGCTTACGACTTATCCACCGCCACATCATTAAATGCAAAAAAAATTAGAGACGAAAAACATCTATGA
- the hglS gene encoding 2-oxoadipate dioxygenase/decarboxylase HglS — MPSTAHVSPDEIRKGFSKAMSDMYRDEVPLYGALMELVAETNAHVLDTQPHLAQQLQRTGEIQRLDMERHGAIRLGTAEELATISRLFAVMGMQPVGYYDLTPAGVPVHSTAFRAVHEQALQTSPFRVFTSLLRLELIENHDLRAFAETALAKRSIFTPGALALIEQAEKDGGLNVADADEFIRQALETFRWHHTATVTGAQYQQLSDQHRLIADVVAFKGPHINHLTPRTLDIDQVQAAMPGKGITPKAVIEGPPCRQCPILLRQTSFKALDEPIAFTDAQGSHSARFGEIEQRGVALTPKGRALYDQLLNAARDELGAFPNEGNAARYMQLMEHHFQAFPDNHAQMREQGLAYFRYFTTAQGLAARGTAEQPRTLEALIAAGHIDVEPLVYEDFLPVSAAGIFQSNLGDAAQSHYAANSNQAEFEKALGRRTIDELKLYEETQQRSIDDCTKALLA; from the coding sequence ATGCCCAGCACCGCACATGTCAGCCCAGACGAGATCCGCAAGGGCTTTTCCAAGGCCATGTCCGACATGTACCGAGATGAAGTTCCCCTGTATGGCGCGCTGATGGAGCTGGTGGCCGAGACCAATGCCCACGTGCTCGACACCCAGCCGCACCTGGCGCAGCAGCTGCAACGCACCGGCGAAATCCAGCGCCTGGACATGGAACGCCACGGCGCGATCCGCCTGGGCACGGCAGAAGAGCTGGCGACCATCAGCCGCCTGTTCGCAGTGATGGGCATGCAACCGGTGGGCTACTACGACCTGACACCGGCTGGCGTACCCGTGCACTCCACCGCATTTCGCGCCGTGCATGAGCAGGCGCTGCAAACCAGCCCGTTTCGCGTGTTCACCTCATTGCTGCGCCTGGAACTGATCGAGAACCACGACCTGCGCGCCTTTGCCGAAACCGCCCTGGCCAAACGCTCGATCTTCACCCCTGGCGCCCTGGCGCTGATCGAACAAGCGGAAAAAGACGGCGGCCTCAACGTTGCGGACGCCGATGAGTTCATCCGCCAAGCCCTGGAAACCTTCCGCTGGCACCACACCGCCACCGTCACCGGCGCGCAGTACCAGCAACTGAGCGACCAGCACCGCCTGATCGCCGACGTGGTCGCCTTCAAAGGCCCGCACATCAACCACCTGACCCCGCGCACCCTGGACATCGATCAGGTCCAGGCCGCGATGCCCGGCAAAGGCATCACGCCAAAAGCCGTGATCGAAGGACCCCCTTGCCGCCAGTGCCCGATCCTGCTGCGCCAGACCAGCTTCAAGGCCCTCGACGAACCCATCGCCTTCACCGACGCCCAAGGCAGCCACAGCGCACGCTTCGGCGAAATCGAACAACGCGGCGTGGCGCTCACCCCCAAAGGCCGTGCGCTGTACGACCAGTTGCTGAACGCCGCGCGCGACGAATTGGGCGCTTTCCCCAATGAGGGCAACGCCGCACGTTATATGCAATTGATGGAACATCACTTCCAGGCCTTCCCGGATAACCACGCGCAGATGCGTGAACAGGGCTTGGCGTACTTCCGCTACTTCACCACCGCACAGGGCCTGGCGGCGCGCGGAACGGCCGAGCAACCGCGTACTCTTGAAGCATTGATCGCAGCGGGCCACATCGATGTGGAGCCATTGGTGTATGAAGATTTTCTGCCGGTGAGTGCGGCGGGGATTTTCCAGTCAAACCTGGGGGATGCGGCGCAGAGTCACTACGCGGCCAATTCGAACCAGGCCGAATTTGAAAAGGCACTGGGCCGTCGGACCATTGATGAATTGAAGCTGTATGAAGAGACGCAGCAGCGCTCGATTGATGACTGCACAAAGGCTCTGCTGGCGTGA
- a CDS encoding ATP-binding protein — MQFLSNPHGCEGWAGEMAQRIRAFDWATTDLGPIDQWSTSLTCTVQMMLASPVPMVMLWGQWGYMIYNDSYSAFAGGRHPYLLGTPVELGWPEVAEFNRHVMDTCLAGGTLSFNNKDLVLLRNGQPETVWLDLYYSPVAGDNQQPAGVLAIVVETTELVKSEQVRQELTHNLEQRVAAEVQARSAAEDQLRQSQKLEAIGGLTGGVAHDFNNLLQVIAGNLHLLARHEPDNAQVQRRVAAAIAAVERGAKLSSQLLAFARRQPLSPAVYNPQRIYAGLGELLQRALGETIHIDVQLPQDSWFINVDRNQLENALLNLAINARDAMQGEGVIRITGENIILNPDDCAGKSIKPGEYVRLAVIDTGVGMSESTLKRAFEPFFTTKREGHGTGLGLSMVFGFVRQSGGHVEMWSEQGKGSVVQMYFPHSLEPESLDVHIDQLPQSGGQETILVVEDNEGVRLTVVELLEQSGYTVLTADDGDQAMLKLQAGLQPELIFTDVVMPGRVKSTDLADWARVQDPPVAVLFTSGHTRDILSSNHLLSADIHLLSKPYSPEALTQRVRSVLTARQGCP, encoded by the coding sequence ATGCAATTTTTATCCAACCCCCACGGCTGTGAAGGTTGGGCCGGTGAAATGGCCCAGCGGATCCGCGCGTTCGATTGGGCAACCACCGATCTGGGCCCTATCGACCAATGGTCCACCAGCCTGACCTGCACGGTGCAGATGATGCTGGCGTCACCCGTGCCGATGGTGATGCTGTGGGGCCAATGGGGGTACATGATCTACAACGACAGCTACTCGGCCTTTGCCGGTGGCCGTCACCCGTACCTGCTGGGCACGCCGGTAGAACTGGGTTGGCCGGAAGTGGCCGAGTTCAATCGTCATGTGATGGACACTTGCCTGGCGGGTGGCACCCTGTCGTTCAACAACAAGGACCTGGTGCTGCTGCGCAATGGTCAGCCGGAAACCGTGTGGCTGGACCTGTATTACAGCCCGGTCGCCGGCGACAACCAACAACCCGCCGGGGTATTGGCGATTGTGGTGGAGACCACCGAACTGGTGAAGTCCGAACAGGTGCGCCAGGAACTCACGCATAACCTGGAACAACGGGTCGCCGCCGAAGTGCAGGCACGCTCCGCTGCCGAGGACCAACTGCGCCAGTCGCAGAAACTCGAAGCCATCGGCGGCCTGACCGGCGGCGTGGCCCACGACTTCAATAACCTGCTGCAAGTGATCGCCGGCAACCTGCATTTGCTGGCCCGCCACGAACCGGACAACGCCCAGGTGCAGCGCCGTGTCGCCGCGGCTATTGCGGCGGTGGAGCGTGGTGCCAAGCTGTCGTCGCAATTGCTCGCGTTTGCGCGTCGCCAACCTTTGTCGCCGGCGGTGTACAACCCGCAACGCATCTACGCGGGGCTTGGCGAACTGCTGCAACGGGCGCTGGGGGAAACCATCCACATTGATGTGCAATTGCCCCAGGACTCCTGGTTTATCAACGTGGACCGCAACCAGCTGGAAAATGCGCTGCTCAACCTCGCGATCAACGCCCGGGACGCCATGCAGGGCGAGGGCGTGATCCGTATCACCGGTGAGAACATCATCCTCAACCCGGATGATTGCGCGGGTAAAAGCATCAAGCCCGGCGAGTATGTGCGCCTGGCGGTGATCGACACCGGTGTGGGCATGTCCGAGTCCACGCTGAAACGTGCGTTCGAACCCTTCTTCACCACCAAGCGCGAAGGCCATGGCACCGGCCTGGGCCTGAGCATGGTGTTCGGCTTTGTGCGCCAGAGCGGCGGGCATGTGGAAATGTGGAGTGAGCAGGGCAAAGGCTCGGTGGTGCAGATGTATTTCCCCCACAGCCTAGAGCCGGAAAGCCTCGATGTGCACATCGACCAGCTCCCCCAGAGTGGCGGCCAGGAAACCATCCTGGTGGTCGAGGACAACGAAGGCGTGCGCCTGACCGTCGTCGAGTTGCTCGAACAGTCCGGCTACACCGTGCTCACGGCCGATGACGGTGACCAGGCCATGCTCAAGCTGCAAGCCGGTTTGCAGCCGGAGCTGATCTTTACCGATGTGGTCATGCCCGGCCGCGTCAAAAGCACCGATCTGGCCGACTGGGCCCGTGTGCAGGATCCGCCGGTGGCGGTGCTGTTCACCTCCGGCCATACCCGCGACATTCTCTCCAGCAATCATCTGCTGAGCGCCGACATTCATCTGCTGAGCAAACCCTACAGCCCCGAAGCCCTGACGCAACGGGTGCGCAGCGTGCTCACCGCCCGACAAGGTTGTCCATGA